From Desulfonatronum thioautotrophicum, the proteins below share one genomic window:
- a CDS encoding ion transporter: MTTTTPLSRSPRDRLLDLVQSSRFQNAIIFVIIINGIVLGLETSARAMEMAGPLLLSIDRICLTIFIVEIGLKLYVLRGRFFRDGWNIFDFLVVAISLVPSEGGLAVLRSLRVLRVMRMISTLPNMRRVIAAMLHAVPGVSSVAGIVGIIFYAGAVISTKLFSASFPEWFGSVGGSLYTLFQVMTLESWSMGIVRPVMDVYPFAWMFFVPFIIVTTYTVVNLVVGIIVGAMEEKAIEEGTKEDPAKVWLKLESRLDSVDAKLAELLKERDDRRLPPR, encoded by the coding sequence ATGACCACCACCACACCACTCTCCCGTTCTCCGCGTGACCGACTCCTGGACCTCGTCCAAAGCAGCCGGTTTCAAAATGCGATTATTTTTGTAATCATCATCAACGGCATTGTCCTTGGCCTGGAGACATCGGCCCGGGCCATGGAGATGGCCGGACCGCTGCTTCTGAGCATTGACCGGATCTGCCTGACCATCTTCATCGTGGAAATCGGCCTGAAGCTGTACGTCCTGCGCGGACGCTTCTTCCGCGACGGCTGGAATATATTCGATTTCCTGGTGGTGGCCATCTCCCTGGTACCCAGCGAAGGCGGGTTGGCGGTGCTGCGTTCGTTGCGGGTGCTGCGCGTGATGCGGATGATTTCCACGCTGCCGAACATGCGCCGGGTCATCGCGGCCATGCTTCATGCTGTACCAGGCGTCAGTTCCGTGGCCGGAATCGTGGGCATCATCTTCTACGCCGGCGCGGTCATTTCCACCAAACTGTTCTCCGCATCCTTCCCGGAATGGTTCGGCTCCGTCGGGGGCTCTTTGTATACCCTCTTCCAGGTCATGACTCTGGAAAGCTGGTCCATGGGTATCGTGCGCCCGGTCATGGACGTCTATCCCTTCGCGTGGATGTTCTTTGTACCGTTCATTATCGTGACCACGTACACGGTCGTCAATCTGGTGGTGGGGATCATCGTCGGCGCGATGGAGGAAAAGGCCATCGAGGAAGGGACCAAAGAGGATCCGGCCAAGGTCTGGCTCAAGCTGGAAAGCCGCCTGGACAGCGTGGATGCCAAACTCGCTGAACTCTTGAAAGAGCGAGATGATCGGCGTCTTCCCCCCAGGTGA